Proteins from a genomic interval of Cryptococcus neoformans var. grubii H99 chromosome 8, complete sequence:
- a CDS encoding BUB protein kinase: MDSPGVAPTTDFALIESQKENIRPLATGRSAATLSTVFKEPSAADKLLQQGHEQHRKAIQEADRRDAADEDMPDGLSDVLDVYNQYILFTVQHHPSSDAHLLPLLETTTRRFINDARYTHDIRYLKLWIMYARQIDRREEIWAFLESRDIGTRHSLFYEEWATTLEGMGRRKKADEIYRLGIARKASPLDRLKNRHKQFLERIMAPPSGVIPDDDPASAPARTPSRSVLGQVRTAPSSSVSGATQLAPSLRSTSVNNGRKMEIFADEEGKADDTPASEWPEFGSRDERKKENTVEAGPWKGETLPQSAVRGRVAPRTPKVEVFQDGEEGVAPVQTNFEVFSRHKQPPTEAELLKSDPLRHYDTTNLSTDIPSLPAPPSARKPPKPLKSNSSASASTKPSSNVNAVRHVMQPWTCPTDGPLIKLANGTKERRMFNWELVYKDGEEWSFEEIRAKQRGLYGKEWRGEVQEWERQWHKPGSSTPPKPKPLEQCKPPSPTVNTKLAEAEVMRMFDQTIHGGKIGDSDSESDSEDDDEEEDDPIQVAPTPLPARTGSIQMLAPTPGGFVPPTPTPSAASRLFSNNENTKPVVFSDENAVPPSATKKKFNIFSDDPENNPTKTPLGAAPPSATQPRAFGIFSDENQTPAKPISFSTQETPGQRQPLGQSSIFGTPAPVVPGRGALLSRVTEVIEEDAEEDAAAAEEQASRQKEIVEPRVEQQEAQDDVREITQDVEHVTLNDVQEEDELEDAAPRGMRRFNINLMTPITERTCEYTTFTQGTTAGKESFAREEEEEEEEEEKEKVKEEPPISTTSPEDDTTDAGLASGDVDSGFQLPDGFTIHRAEDRLDVHTMVLIDDEGKNEPTGTMTINQDKSVYHTAPAGSLSLSDLPNPCDPISEQTISALLSAIDPPLSSLPGLIDNRTITSNKLDSLEKHTRSKMRRASTSSRTSTSAAGDDTCLLELAGKPYEVRDKLGEGGFGVVFLGIDVDVRRAQDEADSDDEDEEPVDRSLVALKVERPGAMWEAAVLDRIHRRVNANLRASIILPRNLYLFKDESFLILDYCSQGTLLDVVNKSTAIFGGTGQGVDELLAMFFTIELLKLLEGLHSAQFIHGDLKIDNCLVRISDLPNSQWSASYSRTGSNGWSAQGLRLIDFGRAIDLSLFPAGEQQMFKVSHKVDERDCTEMRRGEAWNFQTDYFGLASVAYCLLFGKYMKTEIVGGKIKIDQPLKRYWQTPLWTVFFETLLNPDDQLPITNRLGEIRSDFEGWLEENSQKGGKSLKSLLRKIELAATTSRKL; this comes from the exons ATGGATTCCCCGGGCGTAGCGCCAACGACTGACTTTGCCCTCATAGAGTCTCAGAAAGAGAACATCAGGCCGCTCGCTACAGGCCGTTCAGCCGCCACTCTCTCCACCGTATTCAAAGAGCCGTCTGCTGCCGACAAGCTCCTCCAACAGGGCCATGAACAGCACAGGAAAGCTATCCAGGAAGCAGACAGGAGAGATGCCGCCGATGAGGACATGCCAGATGGGCTGTCGGATGTCTTGGACGTATACAATCA ATATATTCTTTTCACAGTCCAGcaccacccttcttcaGATGCCCACCTACTACCACTTCTCGAGACTACCACTCGCCGTTTCATCAATGATGCACGATACACACATGATATCCGATACTTGAAACTCTGGATCATGTACGCTCGCCAGATTGATCGACGTGAGGAAATCTGGGCGTTTTTGGAGTCAAGAGATATCGGGACGCGTCATTCCCTTTTCTACGAAGAATGGGCAACCACGCTTGAGGGTATGGGCCGACGCAAAAAGGCAGATGAAATTTATCGACTTGGTATCGCTCGAAAAGCGTCTCCGCTTGACAGACTGAAGAACAGACATAAGCAGTTTTTGGAAAGGATTATGGCGCCACCGTCGGGTGTAATCCCCGATGACGATCCTGCATCTGCCCCAGCTCGTACACCTTCACGTTCTGTATTGGGTCAAGTACGTACAGCGCCGTCATCTTCTGTGTCAGGGGCAACCCAGCTCGCACCCTCGCTCCGATCAACATCCGTTAACAATGGGCGAAAGATGGAGATCTTtgcagatgaagaaggtaagGCTGATGACACTCCTGCTTCCGAATGGCCAGAGTTTGGAAGCCGAGAtgagagaaaaaaggagaatACTGTAGAAGCTGGGCCTTGGAAGGGAGAAACGTTACCCCAAAGTGCTGTTAGGGGAAGAGTGGCACCGAGAACACCCAAAGTAGAGGTCTTCCAAGAT ggggaagaaggcgtCGCTCCAGTACAGACCAACTTTGAAGTATTTTCTCGCCACAAGCAACCGCCCACAGAGGCGGAGCTTCTCAAATCCGATCCCCTCCGCCACTATGACACCACCAACCTCTCTACCGAcatcccttctcttcctgccCCCCCTTCAGCTCGTAAACCTCCCAAGCCCTTAAAATCAAATTCCTCAGCCTCCGCCTCTACCAAGCCATCTAGTAATGTAAACGCGGTAAGACACGTTATGCAGCCATGGACTTGCCCGACAGATGGTCCGTTAATCAAGTTAGCAAATGGcacgaaggaaaggaggatgttCAACTGGGAGTTGGTCTACAAAGATGGCGAAGAGTGGAGTTTCGAGGAAATTCGAGCGAAGCAGCGAGGGCTGTACGGAAAGGAATGGAGAGGCGAGGTACAGGAATGGGAAAGACAATGGCACAAGCCAGGAT CTTCTACACCCCCCAAGCCCAAACCTCTTGAACAGTGCAAACCTCCTTCACCGACGGTAAACACCAAACTCGCCGAAGCCGAAGTCATGCGCATGTTTGACCAAACCATTCATGGCGGTAAAATTGGCGATTCTGACTCGGAGTCTGACtctgaagacgatgatgaagaggaggacgatCCCATCCAAGTTGCACCTACTCCCCTCCCAGCTCGAACCGGCAGCATCCAAATGCTCGCTCCAACCCCTGGCGGCTTCGTCCCTCCTACACCCACGCCAAGCGCAGCCAGCAGACTATTCAGTAACAACGAAAACACCAAACCTGTTGTATTCAGCGACGAAAATGCCGTCCCTCCATCAGCCACTAAGAAGAAATTCAACATTTTCAGCGATGACCCCGAAAATAACCCTACGAAGACCCCCTTGGGTGCTGCCCCGCCATCAGCTACCCAACCTAGAGCCTTCGGTATATTTTCTGATGAAAATCAAACCCCTGCCAAACCcatatccttctccacacAAGAGACTCCTGGCCAACGACAGCCTTTGGGGCAGAGCAGTATTTTTGGTACCCCTGCTCCTGTTGTGCCTGGGCGAGGCGCTCTTCTGTCGAGAGTCACAGAGGTgattgaggaggatgcCGAGGAAGATGCCGCTGCTGCGGAGGAACAAGCATCCCGTCAAAAAGAGATTGTGGAACCTCGAGTTGAGCAGCAAGAAGCTCAGGATGATGTCAGGGAGATTACTCAGGACGTTGAGCATGTCACTCTGAACGATGtgcaagaggaagatgaactGGAAGATGCTGCGCCCAGGGGAATGCGAAGGTTCAATATTAATCTCATGACGCCCATCACTGAGAGGACATGTGAATACACGACGTTCACCCAGGGAACAACTGCTGGGAAGGAGAGTTTTGCAcgcgaggaagaagaagaagaagaagaggaggagaaagagaaggtaAAGGAGGAACCCCCTATCAGCACGACATCACCCGAGGATGATACCACCGATGCCGGTCTGGCGAGCGGTGATGTCGATAGCGGTTTCCAGCTTCCTGATGGATTCACCATTCACAGGGCTGAAGACCGCTTAGACGTGCATACGATGGTTTTAATTGACGACGAAGGCAAGAACGAGCCTACAGGAACAATGACAATTAACCAAGACAAATCCGTGTACCATACTGCACCCGCTGGCTCTTTAAGTCTTAGCGACCTTCCCAATCCTTGCGACCCCATAAGCGAGCAAACCATTTCCGCTTTATTATCTGCCATTGACCCTCCTTTATCTAGTCTCCCTGGGCTGATCGACAATCGCACCATTACCTCCAACAAGCTGGACTCTCTGGAAAAACATACTCGTTCCAAGATGCGTCGCGCTAGTACATCCTCCCGTACTTCCACTTCGGCTGCCGGAGATGACACGTGTCTTCTCGAACTCGCAGGAAAACCTTATGAAGTCCGGGACAAGCTTGGCGAAGGCGGTTTCGGCGTCGTGTTCCTGGGAATAGATGTTGATGTTCGCCGGGCCCAAGACGAAGCGgatagtgatgatgaggatgaagaaccAGTGGATAGGTCCTTGGTAGCGCTCAAAGTAGAAAGACCCGGTGCTATGTGGGAAGCTGCTGTGCTAGATAGGATCCACAGGCGGGTAAACGCGAATTTGAGGGCATCTATTATTTTGCCTCGCAACTTGTACCTTTTCAAGGACGAATCCTTCCTGATTCTCGACTACTGCTCCCAAGGAACCTTACTCGACGTCGTCAACAAATCTACTGCTATCTTTGGCGGCACAGGTCAGGGCGTGGACGAGCTGTTGGCCATGTTCTTCACCATCGAGCTCCTTAAACTCCTTGAAGGGCTGCACTCGGCGCAGTTCATTCATGGTGATCTGAAGATTGACAACTGCCTCGTTCGAATTTCTGACCTACCAAACTCGCAATGGTCAGCGTCCTATAGTCGTACAGGATCGAACGGCTGGTCTGCGCAAGGTCTCCGGTTAATCGATTTCGGCCGTGCGATTGACCTATCACTTTTCCCAGCTGGCGAGCAACAGATGTTTAAGGTTTCGCACAAGGTGGATGAGAGAGATTGCACGGAAATGAGGAGAGGTGAAGCGTGGAATTTCCAGACTGATTACTTTGGGTTGGCAAGCGTGGCATATTGCCTTTTGTTTGGCAAGTACATGAAGACGGAGATTGTCGGCGGCAAGATCAAAATTGATCAACCTCTCAAGCGA TACTGGCAAACACCTCTCTGGACTGTATTCTTTGAGACATTACTCAATCCTGATGATCAGTTGCCGATAACGAACCGTCTAGGCGAAATCAGAAGCGACTTTGAGGGATGGCTGGAGGAGAACTCTCAGAAGGGCGGCAAGAGTCTAAAGAGTCTGTTGAGGAAGATAGAGTTGGCGGCTACGACTTCAAGGAAGCTTTAG
- a CDS encoding low temperature-responsive protein has protein sequence MSCKIGVILGSTRRASNTLGFSNYFASLISTHFPNLTLETVHLANSPGHPLPLLLEDIPPAGHRKDTLPDAYEDESVRKWSATVLGWDGAIIITPQYNWSLPAPLKNAFDHLFNEWVDLPAGLITLGGHGGSKVHEQLKTICGGALDMKMVGKGVEVDIPAELIRGKGRIHGDEAWLKEYDGRVKDVVNELVALVEKRRGEKEGDVVAAQVTA, from the coding sequence ATGTCCTGCAAGATCGGTGTCATCCTTGGCTCCACACGACGCGCCTCAAACACTCTCGGCTTCTCAAACTACTTCGCATCTCTAATCTCCACCCACTTCCCTAACCTCACTCTCGAGACTGTCCATCTCGCCAACTCTCCGGGACatccactcccactcctcctCGAAGATATCCCGCCTGCGGGACACCGGAAAGATACATTGCCTGATGCGTACGAAGACGAATCTGTACGAAAGTGGTCTGCCACTGTTCTGGGATGGGACGGAGCCATCATAATCACACCGCAATACAATTGGTCCCTGCCTGCACCTCTCAAAAACGCATTTGACCATCTTTTCAATGAATGGGTAGACCTTCCTGCGGGGCTCATTACCCTTGGTGGGCATGGCGGTTCAAAGGTCCACGAGCAGCTTAAGACCATTTGTGGTGGGGCCTTAGatatgaagatggtggggaaaggagtggaggtggaCATACCGGCAGAGTTGATTaggggaaaggggaggatCCACGGGGATGAGGCATGGTTGAAGGAGTATGATGGACGGGTGAAGGATGTTGTTAACGAGTTGGTGGCTTTGGTAGAGAAGAGGCGgggcgagaaggaaggtgatgTGGTAGCGGCTCAAGTTACGGCGTAG
- a CDS encoding THO complex subunit 4 codes for MDVDKSLDDIIADKRQPKPQPQRRPHGPRHSAGNTPRQTPYARPPPRSTSEKWTHDAYRGPGATRGGRSAAAPSRAPVPLTTGSPVFSRESPRIEIIGLHYEVSAEDLKSIFSQAGEIVTGPTIVYDRSGRSTGSAWMEYANVQQAKIAINKFDGAMTKGQTISIRFAVPRFPPSAIRGRPGAGRGAAPGQNLLSRIQGAPGTNVPAPAANNKGAKGTRGARGGRGRGGNAGGRPRRQDVKPGDLDKELDSFMKQDAAGDVEMS; via the exons ATGGACGTGGACAAATCTCTCGACGACATCATTGCCGACAAGAGGCAACCGAAACCCCAGCCACAGCGAAGGCCCCATGGTCCGCGACATTCTGCCGGTAACACGCCTCGACAGACGCCTTACGCC AGGCCTCCCCCAAGGTCAACTTCAGAAAAGTGGACCCATGACGCCTACCGCGGGCCGGGTGCGACTCGAGGTGGTCGATCTGCAGCGGCGCCATCCCGGGCTCCGGTGCCCCTTACGACTGGTAGTCCCGTATTTTCGAGGGAATCCCCAAGGATTGAAATCATTGGATTGCACTATGAGGTTTCTGCCGAAGATTTGAAG TCAATCTTTTCTCAAGCTGGTGAAATTGTCACCGGCCCCACTATTGTT TATGACCGCTCTGGCCGATCAACAGGTTCAGCTTGGATGGAATACGCCAATGTTCAACAGGCTAAGATAGCGATCAACAAGTTTGACGGTGCCATGACTAAGG GTCAAACTATTTCGATCCGGTTCGCCGTTCCTCGATTCCCGCCTTCCGCTATCCGCGGTCGTCCGGGTGCTGGACGTGGTGCCGCTCCAGGTCAAAATTTGCTTTCTAGGATTCAAGGCGCCCCCGGTACTAATGTccctgctcctgctgctAATAATAAAGGTGCAAAGGGGACACGTGGCGCTCGTGGCGG ACGAGGACGTGGTGGTAATGCTGGCGGCCGACCTCGACGACAAGACGTCAAGCCGGGCGATCTGGATAAAGAGTTGGACTCGTTCATGAAGCAGGATGCC GCTGGTGATGTTGAGATGTCGTAA
- a CDS encoding protoporphyrinogen oxidase, whose product MRAPPKHITILGGGLSGLSTAYHLSRALPASTKISLVEGTSRVGGWIDSQKHELGFKDKEGNVREGVVGIETGPRSIRPRGSRGAVSMLKMLKDLRLENDIMPIPFSHPSAQNRFILDYSTSKLTALPTSLTSLLGRQPPLLKGLFSAGLFEPLKPKASKTHLTADKDESVDAFFRRRFGDNVADNLASAMVHGIYAASSSQLSFRSAFPSLWEAERKYGSVVVGMLLGTKTASEKAEEKREWEELGEVGKEREKWSLYGIQGGLSTMTDRLMDSISSRGVEIILGEPVRKIERSSNQEIAIHTHSHSLSTSHLISALPPRVLARTLSSPLPHLTHNPSTCVGVVNVVYPLPPASIHSAGFGYLVPRPPTNLNPNPSPNSSGVLGVIFDSTALPPNPPELGGQVTKLTLMMGGPYWANYSPRVSPPNDPEELLPLAIQHLNTIFPHLRNVKPILTVCNIHHNCIPTYLPGHGARLRGLHEAIESGEWKGKLSLVGSGYGGVGVNDCVLSGVEVTRRLAKGKEVTGLEAWKDWE is encoded by the exons ATGCGCGCCCCACCAAAACATATTACAATCCTCGGAGGTGGTCTCTCAGGCCTCTCAACCGCCTACCACCTGTCCCGTGCCCTTCCGGCGAGCACTAAAATCTCCCTGGTCGAGGGCACATCAAGGGTTGGAGGGTGGATCGATTCTCAGAAACATGAACTGGGGTTCAAGGATAAAGAGGGGAACGTGAGAGAGGGAGTGGTGGGCATAGAGACTGGGCCTAGGAGTATACGGCCTAGAGGAAGTAGAGGAGCGGTAAGCATGTTGAAGATG CTGAAAGATCTCAGGCTGGAGAACGATATCATGCCTATCCCATTCTCTCATCCCTCCGCTCAAAATCGATTCATACTGGACTATTCCACCTCGAAACTGACGGCGCTCCCCACTTCTCTTACATCTCTTCTTGGCCGCCAGccacctcttctcaaaGGTCTTTTTTCAGCAGGTTTATTTGAACCTCTCAAACCAAAAGCATCAAAAACCCATCTGACTGCTGATAAGGATGAGTCTGTGGATGCGTTCTTTCGCAGACGATTTGGCGATAATGTGGCGGATAACCTGGCCTCAGCTATGGTCCATGGTATCTATgccgcctcttcttcgcagCTTTCCTTCCGATCGGCTTTTCCCTCACTGTGGGAAGCGGAGAGGAAGTATGGTTCTGTGGTAGTTGGCATGCTGCTAGGAACTAAGACAGCGTCggagaaggctgaggagaagcgggagtgggaagagttgggagaagtaggcaaggagagggaaaaatGGAGTTTGTACGGCATTCAAGGTGGTTTGAGCACAATGACAGACAGACTCATGGACAGCATATCATCTCGAGGCGTGGAGATCATCTTAGGAGAACCTGTACGCAAGATTGAGCGTTCCTCAAACCAGGAAATTGCTATTCACACGCACAGCCACTCCCTTTCAACgtcccatctcatctccgCCCTACCTCCCAGGGTTCTTGCTCGcaccctctcttctcctttacCCCATCTTACACATAATCCTTCCACATGCGTTGGGGTTGTCAATGTTGTGTACCCTCTACCACCAGCATCCATTCACTCTGCAGGCTTCGGCTACCTTGTTCCTCGTCCACCCACCAACCTCAACCCGAACCCGAGCCCGAACTCTTCGGGGGTCCTCGGTGTCATTTTTGACTCGACAGCTTTACCCCCTAACCCTCCTGAGTTGGGTGGACAGGTGACGAAGCTCACATTGATGATGGGTGGTCCGTACTGGGCAAACTACTCCCCGCGAGTCTCACCTCCCAATGACCCTGAAGAACTCCTACCACTCGCCATCCAGCACCTCAATACCATTTTCCCGCATCTTCGAAACGTCAAGCCTATCTTGACGGTCTGTAACATTCATCATAATTGTATTCCTACATATCTTCCAGGGCATGGCGCTCGTTTGCGCGGATTGCATGAGGCAATTGAGAGtggagaatggaagggGAAATTGAGCTTGGTTGGGAGCGGATACGGTGGAGTGGGGGTGAATGATTGCGTGCTTTCTGGGGTGGAAGTTACTAGGCGATTGgcgaaggggaaggaagtgACAGGATTGGAAGCGTGGAAGGACTGGGAGTGA
- a CDS encoding histone-lysine N-methyltransferase, H3 lysine-36 specific, with translation MGDVIEDTKPTLDDLWAEDEDQKPQTPPVSPPRSPSFKHEHKSPFPGSTSPPSASPIGEEDLKPRTARASSSTSKVKSRKASPEEFKPVLIDDLPTAWDEAHETFEALEKCVYERKDIGLSKENDEMMVCECVYNRHDPDADPCGPDSDCINRALYIECIGGECRAGKHCHNQQFSKKQYANVDVVLTEKKGYGLRASSTIPANTLIYEYIGEVVAEKTFRKRMQQYADEGIRHFYFMMLQKEEYIDATKKGGIGRFANHSCNPNCEVQKWVVGRRLRMGIFTKRDVIKGEEITFNYNVDRYGHDAQTCYCGEPNCVGTIGGKTQTDIGTMNDLFLDALGITDEVEAMGMKGSKKKKSRQLDEDFVPILRPIGAHEVQKVAAAIRQSMENKKMMSRLLQRIQMTDDGAMHRQLMRMHGFSLMYMVLTELADDKEIVLLALESMNKWKLQIRNKIEDSKIEEPVKVLSQSEDEKICELAKQLIEYWSILELSYKIPRVSKIASLDADDEAGTQTIAEANVVSAARRPDAWENTQEIQIDIAPVRPRTLPVSRPRPHPPPPPPPVKKPALNSMTSTDRLKLDAIIAMAEQTVQAQAAAAAVEATASSQAGSSRSGSRPVEDEERRKRQKRTHMTEEELAEQKEKKLRKLIGAVVVKSMNKYKDMMEHDTFKKYARECTDTLVKKEKKRNPSYQDVKHPSLSDDKKAKIKSFTKDYTHKILKHLKEKGKLRNPKSSSSLRTNSNDPRHAASSSTNGDTPSISTPTPSQGGASLEATQRQRDGELMDDIFGADEDMAMDLDEDTQMQNDHPAPPSIPPATPPLPSVNVEVVDSVSTPTSQ, from the exons ATGGGCGACGTTATCGAAGATACAAAACCAACCCTAGATGACCTCTgggcagaggatgaggatcaGAAGCCCCAGACTCCACCTGTATCGCCACCAAGatccccatccttcaagCATGAGCACAAATCTCCATTTCCCGGATCGACGTCCCCACCTTCGGCGTCACCCATaggtgaagaagatctCAAACCTCGTACAGCCAGGgcgtcatcttcaacctcCAAGGTGAAGAGCAGAAAGGCCTCCCCAGAGGAGTTTAAACCGGTGCTTATAGACGATCTTCCGACCGCGTGGGATGAGGCTCATGAGACGTTCGAAGCGCTGGAGAAGTGCGTGTATGAGAGGAAAGATATTGGGCTGAGTAAAGAGAACgatgagatgatggtgTGCGAGTGTGTCTATAATAGGC ATGACCCAGATGCTGACCCTTGTGGGCCCGATTCGGATTGCATCAATCGTGCATTGTATATCGAATGTATCGGGGGGGAATGTAGAGCGGGCAAACACTGTCATAACCAGCA ATTCTCAAAGAAGCAGTATGCCAACGTGGATGTGGTCCTTACGGAGAAAAAGGGCTACGGATTGAGAGCGAGCTCCACCATTCCAGC GAATACGCTCATTTACGAGTATATTGGTGAGGTAGTGGCAGAGAAGACATTCAGGAAAAGGATGCAGCAGTATGCAGATGAAGGCATACGGCATTTCTATTTTATGATGCTTcaaaaagaggag TACATTGATGCGACCAAGAAGGGCGGCATAGGTAGATTCGCTAATCACTCTTGTAATCCCAATTGTGAAGTGCAAAAATGGGTGGTGGGGCGTAGATTGCGAATGGGTATCTTCACGAAGAGAGATGTGAtcaaaggagaggagattACTTTCAATTATAATGTCGACCGATACGG CCATGATGCCCAAACTTGTTACTGTGGAGAACCGAATTGTGTCGGAACCATTGGTGGAAAGACTCAGACCGATATTGGTACTATGAACGATCTGTTTTTGGATG CTTTGGGTATCACCGATGAAGTCGAGGCTATGGGTATGAAGggcagcaagaagaagaaatcaaGACAACTTGACGAAGACTTTGTC CCTATTCTCAGACCCATTGGTGCGCACGAGGTCCAGAAAGTTGCTGCTGCCATTCGACAGTCTATGgagaacaagaagatgatgtcaAGGTTATTACAACGTATTCAA ATGACTGATGACGGGGCAATGCACCGCCAACTCATGAGGATGCACGGTTTCAGTCTCATGTACATGGTATTGACTGAGCTGGCGGACGATAAGGAGATTGTACTTCTT GCTCTTGAGAGTATGAACAAGTGGAAACTTCAAATCCGTAACAAGATCGAAGATTCCAAGATCGAAGAGCCTGTTAAAGTGCTCAGCCAaagcgaagatgagaaaatCTGCGAGTTGGCTAAGCAGCTTATCGAGTATTGGTCTATTCTCGAGCTTTCTTATAAAATTCCTCGTGTCTCCAAAATTGCATCT CTTGATGCCGATGACGAAGCGGGTACACAGACCATCGCTGAAGCCAACGTCGTATCTGCAGCCCGTCGTCCTGACGCTTGGGAGAACACTCAAGAAATCCAAATTGATATTGCTCCCGTCCGCCCCCGCACTCTGCCTGTCTCACGTCCTCGCCctcatccaccaccaccaccacccccTGTTAAGAAACCTGCTCTCAATTCCATGACCTCCACTGATCGTTTAAAGCTCGATGCAATTATCGCCATGGCAGAGCAGACTGtccaagctcaagcagCAGCTGCGGCTGTGGAAGCcacagcttcttcccaagcgGGCTCCAGTAGGTCCGGAAGCCGACctgtggaagatgaggaaagaagaaaaaggcagaAAAGAACGCATATGACAGAAGAGGAGTTAGCGGaacagaaggagaagaagttgaggaagCTTATCGGTGCGGTCGTTGTTAAGTCAATGAACAAGTACAAGGATATGATGGAGCATGATACTTTCAAAAAGTATGCCAGAGAA TGCACCGATACTCtggtcaagaaggagaagaaaagaaatcCTTCTTATCAAGACGTCAAGCACCCTTCATTATCTGACGATAAGAAAGCCAAGATCAAGTCCTTTACCAAAGATTACACTCACAAAATCCTTAAGCATctcaaggagaagggcaAGCTTCGCAATCCCAAGAGCTCCTCATCCCTGAGAACTAATAGCAACGACCCTCGTCACGCGGCCTCATCATCTACCAACGGTGATACTCCCAGCATATCTACTCCTACCCCTTCACAGGGCGGTGCATCCTTGGAAGCCACCCAAAGACAACGAGATGGAGAATTGATGGATGACATCTTTGGCGCCGATGAAGATATGGCGATGGACCTCGACGAAGACACACAAATGCAAAACGATCATCCTGCGCCCCCTTCAATTCCTCCAGCTACACCTCCTTTACCATCTGTTAATGTTGAAGTCGTGGATAGCGTCTCTACACCTACATCACAATAG